The region CACATGCACCGTAAACTTCAGATCATCGCGGGAGATTGGGATGCCGGGATCTTGCGGCATGGGCTGACGATAGAGAAAGAACATTACGGGATCAAATTGACATCTGACCGCCGGCAATGGTAGCGTCGTCGCCATGTGCGGGAAGTTCAGCAACCGGCTCTCGTAGTCCGAACTGCATGAGCTGATTTGCCCCCTCGGCGTGCATCGGCACCATGTTGCCGCCATCGTCATCTGCACCGCCGAGCGCCAGCAGCAGCAGGTGGTCGACCTCGAACGGACCATCGATCGGCTCCTCGCAGTACCCGCAAATCTTGCCGTGGGCCTTGAGGATCCGCTTTCGGTGGGCAGCCGTCATGGGACGGCGCTGGCAGCTCGCGAGCGATCATCCGGCGTGAAGGCCCGTGGCGTTCCCCGGGGACGCCGTGATCCTCGGCCGGGTGGTGTGGACGGCGCGGGCGTTGGTGTAGGGAACCCCTGCCTGAAGAATGCCCTCCCGACCGGACAAATCGCTCCGAGCGCGGTTTGCCCGGACGGTCATCGACCGGGGTGCAGCGCGGCGCACAGGTCGGCCGCGGCGTCGTCGAATGCCGCCTTCGCCGCCGGCACCGCCCCACCCATGTTGAAATAGCCGTGGATCAGGCCGGCATAGTGGCGCTCGACCACCGGCACGCCGGCAGCCTTCAGCTTCTCCGCATAGGCGATGCCCTCGTCCTGGAGCGGGTCGAAGCCGGCAGTGTGGACCGCGGCGCGCGGCTGGCCGGCGAACTCCGGATAGCGCAGCGGTGACATCCGCGGATCGCTGCGGTCGGCGTCGCCAGCATAGCCGTCGCCGAACCAGCTCATGTGCGGCTCTTCCAGCAAGTAGCCGCTGGCGTAGGTCTGGCGCGATGGGAAGCCGCCGGTCATGTCGGTCGCCGGGTAGATCAACAGCTGGAAACAGGGCAGGGGTAATCCGGCGTTGCGTGCTTCATGGCACAGCACGGCGGCAAGATTGCCGCCCGCGCTGTCGCCGCCGACCGCGATGCGCGCCGGATCGATGCCGTAGTCCGACGTCCGGGCCTGCAATGTCTCCCACACGAACAGGACATCGTCGACGGCCGCCGGGAACGGATGCTCCGGAGCCAGCGCGTAATCGACCGAAAGCACCCGGCAGTCAGCCCGCGCCGCGAGTCCGCGGCACGTCCGGTCGTAGGACTCGAGGCTGCCGATGGTCCAGCCGCCGCCATGCAGCCAGACCAGCAGCGGATCGGCTGCCCTCGTCTGCTTCGGCGTGTAGAGGCGGGTGCGGACGAACCGGCTGTCCCGCCCGAGCGCGATCTCGACCACCGAGTCCATCGGCGCCGGATCGATGTCGAGCCTGATCACGGTCTCGTCATACTGGGCGCGGGCCGCCGGCGGCGACAGCGTGTAGACCGGCGGATAAGGGGACTTTTCGATGAGGTCGAGCACCCACTCGATCTGGGGATCCATGGTCATGCCGGTTCTCCGAAGGATGCCCGCAGGGATTGCGCCCCCTTGGCCAGCAGCGGCAGGTCAATTCCAGCCGCGACGAAGGTGAAACCCTAGTCGGTGTAACGCCGGGCCGCCTCGACGACAAGACCCTGGTCGGCACCCGAATCGCCAAGTCTTCGACTCCGGCACTCACCGATCGCCGTTTGGCGCCCGAATTTATCTTGAATCCGCTTACGGTACGCTTACGGCAGCTTCACAAAATGCGGCCACAGAAAAAGAAACCCCGCTATCCTGTTGGAATAGCGGGGTTTTTTTGGTTGCGGGGGTAGGATTTGAACCTACGACCTTCAGGTTATGAGATCGAGCATCGTTTGCGGTCGGGAGTTCTACGGAATTCTATGGAGTATGGAATAGGCTGATTCTACAGTATTTATTCAGGAATGCTTGCGGTCCTGACACCTCTCGACTACCCTCTTTCTTGGTGGAGAGAAATTCCGATCGCATTCCGAGAACGCTTCATGCCGAGACTGACCAAGCGCCACATTGACAACCTGCCCGCCCGCGAGAAAGAGTACTTTGTCTGGGACGATCAGCTCAAGGGCTTCGGCGCCCGCGTCTATCCCAACGGCGGCAAGCGCTACGTCGCCCAGACCTTCCGCCGGGGAAAGACCATCCGCGTCCAGATCGGCCGCCACGGGGCCCTACCCTTCGAGCAGGCCAAGGCGCGGGCCCGGAAGATCATCGCCGATGTCGACGACGGCAGAAACCCGAACAAGGAGAAGGAAGCGGAACGCCTGTCGCCCACGGTGGCGGAGTTGGCGGATCGGTTCCTGAAGGACTATGTCCCCGCCCACTGCAAGCCGCGCACCGAGGTGGAGTACCGGCATGCGGTGAAGCGCTACATCGTCCCGGCGCTGGGCTCGGTCAAGGTGGTGGCGCTCGCGCGCGACGACGTGGCCGCACTGCACCACGAGATGCGGGACAAGCCCACCCAGGCCAACCGGACGCTCGGGGTGGTCTCGAAGATGATGAACCAAGCCGAGGCATGGGGCCTACGGCCCGACCGGTCCAATCCGTGCTACCACATCCGGAAGTACAAGGAGACGAGGCGCGAACGCTTCCTGACCACGGAGGAACTGGCCCGCCTGGGGAAGGCGCTGGACGGGGAGGAGTCGTTCGCGCCCGCGGCGGTGACGGCGTTACGGCTGCTGCTTTACACCGGGGCGCGGCTGTCCGAGATCCAGACCCTGAAGTGGGAGCATATCCGGGGCGACCGGATTCACCTGCCCGATAGCAAGACAGGGGCCAAGACAATTCCGCTGAACGGGCCGGCGCTCGAGGTGCTGGCCAACACGGAGCGGGTCGAGAGGAACCCCTACGTCATCGTGGGCA is a window of Rhodospirillales bacterium DNA encoding:
- a CDS encoding alpha/beta hydrolase; protein product: MTMDPQIEWVLDLIEKSPYPPVYTLSPPAARAQYDETVIRLDIDPAPMDSVVEIALGRDSRFVRTRLYTPKQTRAADPLLVWLHGGGWTIGSLESYDRTCRGLAARADCRVLSVDYALAPEHPFPAAVDDVLFVWETLQARTSDYGIDPARIAVGGDSAGGNLAAVLCHEARNAGLPLPCFQLLIYPATDMTGGFPSRQTYASGYLLEEPHMSWFGDGYAGDADRSDPRMSPLRYPEFAGQPRAAVHTAGFDPLQDEGIAYAEKLKAAGVPVVERHYAGLIHGYFNMGGAVPAAKAAFDDAAADLCAALHPGR
- a CDS encoding tyrosine-type recombinase/integrase — protein: MPRLTKRHIDNLPAREKEYFVWDDQLKGFGARVYPNGGKRYVAQTFRRGKTIRVQIGRHGALPFEQAKARARKIIADVDDGRNPNKEKEAERLSPTVAELADRFLKDYVPAHCKPRTEVEYRHAVKRYIVPALGSVKVVALARDDVAALHHEMRDKPTQANRTLGVVSKMMNQAEAWGLRPDRSNPCYHIRKYKETRRERFLTTEELARLGKALDGEESFAPAAVTALRLLLYTGARLSEIQTLKWEHIRGDRIHLPDSKTGAKTIPLNGPALEVLANTERVERNPYVIVGTGEGAHLTDLQKPWRRVRKAAGLEDVRIHDLRHTFASEAVMRGESLPMVGRILGHTQAQTTSRYAHLADDPLRKASERIASSLRLAMHRQGGS